The Clostridium sporogenes genome contains a region encoding:
- the thiH gene encoding 2-iminoacetate synthase ThiH: MEQPMDHMKYMPGMEVIESNIMNQVISKMEAYDYKKYTSHDVLSALKKDVLDIEDFGALLSPAALPFLEEMAKRAKLETHKHFGNSVYMFTPLYIANYCENYCIYCGFNCHNKIKRAKLNAEEIEMEMKSIAKTGLQEILLLTGESRSMSDVSYIGEACKIARKYFKVVGLEVYPMNSDEYAYLHECGADFVTVFQETYNSDKYETLHLAGHKRIFPYRFNAQERALKGGMRGVGFAALLGLDDFRKDAFATGLHAYLIQRKYPHAEIAISCPRLRPIINNDKINPKDVHEKQLLQVITAYRIFLPFANITISTRECARFRDNVIGLSATKISAGVSVGIGGHSDEEDTKGDEQFEISDTRTVLEIANEIANHGLQVVMSDYIYV, encoded by the coding sequence ATGGAACAACCTATGGATCATATGAAGTATATGCCGGGTATGGAGGTAATTGAATCTAATATTATGAATCAGGTTATCTCAAAAATGGAAGCTTATGATTATAAAAAATATACAAGCCATGATGTACTTAGTGCTCTTAAGAAGGATGTATTAGATATTGAGGATTTTGGGGCTTTATTATCTCCAGCAGCCCTTCCCTTTCTTGAAGAAATGGCTAAGCGTGCTAAATTAGAAACACATAAACATTTTGGTAATTCGGTTTATATGTTTACTCCCCTTTATATTGCTAACTATTGTGAAAACTATTGTATTTATTGTGGGTTTAACTGTCATAACAAAATTAAACGTGCCAAACTTAATGCAGAAGAAATAGAAATGGAAATGAAAAGTATTGCTAAAACTGGACTACAAGAAATATTACTTCTTACCGGTGAAAGTCGTAGTATGTCTGATGTTTCTTATATTGGTGAAGCTTGCAAAATAGCTAGAAAATATTTTAAGGTAGTTGGACTTGAAGTATACCCAATGAACTCTGATGAATATGCATACTTACATGAATGTGGTGCAGATTTTGTTACCGTATTTCAGGAAACTTATAATTCTGATAAATATGAAACATTACATTTAGCTGGACACAAACGTATTTTCCCCTATCGTTTTAACGCACAGGAAAGAGCATTAAAAGGTGGAATGAGAGGTGTTGGATTTGCTGCATTACTTGGATTAGATGATTTTCGTAAGGATGCTTTTGCAACAGGGCTTCATGCTTACCTTATTCAACGTAAATATCCCCATGCTGAAATTGCTATTTCCTGTCCAAGACTGCGCCCAATAATAAATAATGATAAAATTAATCCAAAAGATGTACATGAAAAGCAACTTTTACAGGTTATTACTGCATATAGAATATTTTTACCTTTTGCAAATATTACTATATCAACTCGTGAATGTGCTAGATTTCGTGATAATGTAATCGGACTTTCTGCAACTAAAATTTCCGCTGGAGTTTCAGTTGGAATAGGCGGTCATAGTGATGAAGAAGATACTAAGGGTGATGAACAATTTGAAATTTCTGATACACGTACAGTATTAGAAATAGCTAATGAAATTGCTAATCATGGTCTTCAAGTAGTTATGAGTGATTATATATATGTATAA
- a CDS encoding thiamine phosphate synthase, protein MYKLLAITNRHICNNEFLEQMQDICTLNEKNTVIESVSIVLREKDLSEKDYKKLAAKVLNICEKNNTECILHTYYKVAKELNCKKIHLPLHVLKSNPNIYKDFNEIGVSIHSVSEAIEAMNLGATYITAGHIFATDCKKDLPPRGLSFLSSVCSSVHIPVYAIGGISPANAEKAINAGAEGVCIMSGLMTCKSSKLFMAK, encoded by the coding sequence ATGTATAAGTTATTAGCAATTACCAATCGTCATATTTGTAATAATGAATTTTTAGAACAGATGCAAGACATATGTACATTGAATGAAAAAAACACAGTCATTGAATCTGTAAGTATAGTACTTAGAGAAAAGGATTTATCTGAAAAGGATTATAAGAAGTTAGCGGCTAAAGTATTAAACATATGTGAAAAAAATAATACGGAGTGTATATTGCATACTTATTATAAAGTAGCAAAAGAACTTAATTGTAAAAAGATTCATCTACCATTACATGTTTTAAAATCTAATCCTAATATCTATAAAGATTTTAATGAAATTGGGGTTTCTATTCATTCAGTAAGTGAAGCAATAGAAGCTATGAATTTAGGAGCAACCTATATTACAGCAGGACATATATTTGCTACTGATTGTAAAAAAGACCTTCCACCACGAGGCTTAAGTTTCTTGTCATCAGTCTGTAGTTCTGTACATATTCCTGTTTATGCTATTGGTGGCATTTCACCAGCAAATGCTGAAAAAGCTATTAATGCAGGTGCAGAAGGTGTTTGTATTATGTCAGGACTAATGACTTGCAAAAGTTCTAAATTATTTATGGCGAAATAG
- a CDS encoding ArsR/SmtB family transcription factor: protein MSKKTHLSRSAVSHHLQILKRGEIVNVRKEGTKNYYYLDSNESQWKNIRGLINLIFVGIQHISEDDKRKEE from the coding sequence ATTTCAAAGAAAACTCATCTTTCTAGATCAGCTGTTTCTCATCATCTGCAAATATTAAAAAGAGGAGAAATTGTAAATGTCCGCAAAGAAGGAACAAAAAATTATTATTATCTTGATTCAAATGAATCTCAATGGAAAAACATAAGAGGGCTAATAAACCTTATATTTGTAGGAATACAGCATATTAGCGAAGATGACAAAAGAAAAGAGGAATAA
- the helD gene encoding RNA polymerase recycling motor HelD, translating to MSINKSEWIVEMKWLENVLREVKRQLEEKRNFKDNFKKDAIETQRELWKNVGAVSVENGLQHVVDFMQFINTMKIQKRSHEFERKLVDKYENMISSPYFARMDFKEDGIENVEKCYIGISNLINEDFDFIIYDWRAPISSMFYDYEIGNAYYKCPDGIINGKISMKRQYKISNGKIDYMFDSNIKIDDEVLQDILSKSSDNKMKAIVTTIQREQNKAIRNEKYKNLIVQGPAGSGKTSVALHRIAYLLYKHRDIITAKNIVIFSPNNIFNDYISNVLPQLGEDNMLQTTFKEYMHKVLEEIDSKEDYCEMMENIFGDKSERSYDTRIKSLKFKSSVDFAKLLKVYIEHLKKMSMDFGDITLGEETIISALEIQELFYKDYESLPLKRRLEKLRRRLLYLIEPYKKRLVDKTVKEMEESNEELDENDIVKVSKSLVDREIKPIINKVEEKTKFDLMDCYKSFYENLEGLLKMANIKYGNESIREIKRYTLENLRAKKINYEDQIALLFIKGAVGDIPKTEEVKYVIIDEAQDYAPLQYEIFNQLFNKANKTILGDISQSINPYMNVGSYNNVVNILKSEDTSTINLTKSYRSTMEITKFSRKILNKEINDEYVKRSGDWPSLTGFLDEKDINKRIVEEVKVYKCHGHNSIGIITKNVDEAQRVYNYLRDRINVKMIVSEDDDYVNDILVIPAYLAKGLEFDVVIIYNASDLRYKDEEDRLLLYTACTRALHVLDIFYLGNVSPLLK from the coding sequence TTGTCAATAAATAAATCTGAATGGATAGTAGAAATGAAATGGTTAGAAAATGTACTTAGGGAGGTAAAAAGACAATTAGAAGAAAAGAGAAACTTCAAAGATAATTTTAAAAAAGACGCTATTGAGACTCAAAGAGAATTATGGAAAAATGTTGGAGCTGTTTCAGTGGAAAATGGTTTACAGCATGTTGTAGATTTCATGCAATTTATTAATACTATGAAGATTCAAAAGAGAAGCCATGAGTTTGAAAGAAAACTAGTTGATAAATACGAGAATATGATTTCATCTCCTTACTTTGCAAGAATGGATTTTAAGGAAGATGGAATAGAAAATGTTGAAAAGTGCTATATTGGAATTTCTAACTTAATTAATGAAGATTTTGATTTTATTATATATGATTGGAGGGCTCCAATTTCTAGTATGTTTTATGATTATGAAATTGGAAATGCTTATTATAAATGTCCTGATGGAATTATAAATGGGAAAATATCAATGAAAAGGCAATATAAAATTAGTAATGGTAAAATTGATTATATGTTTGACAGTAATATAAAAATAGATGATGAAGTGTTACAAGATATATTAAGTAAAAGTAGTGATAATAAAATGAAGGCTATTGTAACTACGATTCAAAGAGAGCAAAATAAGGCAATTCGTAATGAAAAATATAAAAATTTAATTGTCCAAGGGCCAGCAGGAAGTGGGAAAACTTCTGTTGCTCTGCATAGGATTGCCTATTTATTATATAAGCATCGTGATATTATAACAGCTAAAAATATCGTGATATTTTCTCCGAATAATATTTTTAATGATTATATTTCTAACGTTTTACCTCAGCTTGGAGAGGATAATATGTTGCAAACTACATTTAAAGAATATATGCATAAAGTTTTAGAGGAGATAGATAGTAAGGAAGATTATTGTGAAATGATGGAGAATATTTTTGGAGATAAGAGTGAGCGGTCTTATGATACTAGGATTAAAAGTTTAAAATTTAAGTCTTCTGTGGATTTTGCTAAATTATTAAAAGTATATATAGAACACTTAAAAAAAATGAGTATGGATTTTGGAGATATTACTTTAGGAGAGGAAACTATAATTTCAGCATTAGAAATACAGGAATTATTTTATAAGGACTACGAGAGTCTTCCTCTTAAGAGAAGATTAGAAAAACTAAGACGAAGACTTTTATATCTTATAGAACCTTATAAAAAAAGATTAGTTGATAAAACAGTGAAAGAAATGGAAGAGTCTAATGAAGAGTTAGATGAGAATGACATAGTTAAAGTAAGCAAATCTTTAGTAGATAGGGAAATTAAACCTATAATTAATAAGGTAGAAGAAAAAACTAAATTTGATTTGATGGATTGTTATAAGAGCTTTTATGAAAATTTAGAGGGCTTATTAAAAATGGCAAATATTAAATATGGCAATGAAAGTATTAGAGAAATAAAAAGATATACCTTAGAAAATTTAAGGGCTAAAAAGATAAATTATGAAGATCAAATAGCTTTATTGTTTATAAAAGGAGCTGTAGGTGATATTCCAAAAACAGAAGAAGTAAAGTATGTAATTATTGATGAAGCTCAAGATTATGCACCATTGCAGTATGAAATTTTCAATCAATTATTTAACAAAGCAAATAAAACAATCCTTGGTGATATATCTCAATCCATTAATCCTTATATGAATGTTGGAAGTTATAATAATGTTGTAAATATACTTAAATCTGAGGATACTTCTACAATAAATTTAACTAAAAGTTATAGGTCAACAATGGAAATAACTAAATTTTCGCGGAAAATATTAAATAAGGAAATTAATGATGAATACGTGAAAAGGAGTGGAGATTGGCCAAGTTTGACTGGGTTTTTAGATGAAAAAGATATAAATAAAAGAATAGTTGAAGAGGTAAAAGTTTATAAGTGCCATGGCCATAATTCAATAGGGATAATAACAAAAAATGTTGATGAAGCACAGAGAGTTTACAATTATTTGAGAGATAGGATTAACGTTAAAATGATTGTAAGTGAGGATGATGACTATGTTAATGATATTTTAGTTATTCCTGCATATCTTGCTAAAGGTTTGGAATTTGATGTGGTTATTATATATAATGCCAGTGATTTAAGATATAAGGATGAAGAAGATAGATTGTTACTTTATACAGCTTGTACAAGAGCTCTTCATGTTTTGGATATATTTTATTTAGGAAATGTATCACCATTATTAAAGTGA
- a CDS encoding FtsX-like permease family protein, with translation MYSKIALKNIKKSYKDYTIYFLTLILAVCIFYSFNSIESQKVLIEIKFMSEIMKGISGVSVLVSIILGGLIVYANNFLIKRRKKELGIYMILGMGKRKISRILVTETFIVGVISLVGGLILGIGVSQGLSTFTLKLFDVGMDEYKFIVSTSAIGKTILYFGTMFLLVMIFNVFVISKYKVIDLLIANIKNEDIKFKNPFIYLLTFVLCLIFLGFSYKSLLEIRFDLERNMSIPIALAIIGTVLFFFSLAGVILYVTNKNKKIYFKGLNMFVLKQMNSKVNTNFISMSLICLMLFITIVVLSTGINFKKVKEEERRKITPFDASVTLYNKDENKDEKNHIEDMLNKIDFQKSKNEKYAIYNDYYTELKASELLKIKERNFTRYDVYFSKISDYNKILKLKGEKEITLNKSEVLILSSSGGAINLINEKLKSNRRINIRGIEYLVKNGKVIEENLKTSSIADNFCTVVMNDEFVSDYKISSSILNVMYLDKNREENNKKYNKINDNYIKDEYKNLDISIDAITKDEVYSKSNGITSMMLFIAIYLGIVFLIASMAVLALQQLSEASDSIERYKALKRIGANKKMIDKTIFIQTLMYFSLPVILALIHSMVVIKIINDLTSMIINTANFRYSILITILIFVIVYLGYFYITYAGYKNIVKSKI, from the coding sequence ATGTATTCTAAGATAGCTCTTAAAAATATAAAGAAAAGTTATAAAGATTATACTATATATTTTTTAACACTAATATTAGCTGTTTGTATATTTTATAGCTTTAATTCAATAGAATCACAAAAGGTACTTATTGAAATAAAATTTATGTCTGAAATAATGAAGGGCATTTCAGGTGTTTCAGTGTTAGTATCCATAATATTAGGTGGATTAATAGTGTATGCAAATAATTTTTTAATAAAAAGACGTAAAAAAGAGTTAGGAATTTATATGATTTTAGGTATGGGAAAAAGAAAGATATCTAGAATTTTAGTAACGGAGACCTTTATAGTGGGAGTTATATCTTTAGTTGGTGGACTTATATTAGGAATTGGAGTATCACAAGGGTTATCTACATTTACTTTAAAGCTATTTGATGTGGGAATGGATGAATATAAGTTTATAGTTTCAACAAGTGCTATAGGTAAGACTATATTATACTTTGGAACAATGTTTTTGCTTGTTATGATATTTAATGTATTTGTTATTTCTAAATATAAAGTTATTGATCTATTAATAGCCAATATAAAAAATGAAGACATAAAATTTAAAAATCCATTTATATATTTATTAACATTTGTTTTATGTTTAATATTTCTTGGATTTTCATATAAATCTTTACTAGAGATACGTTTTGATTTAGAACGTAATATGTCTATACCAATAGCTCTTGCTATAATAGGTACAGTATTATTTTTCTTTAGCTTAGCTGGAGTTATATTATATGTAACGAATAAAAACAAAAAGATATATTTTAAAGGGCTAAATATGTTTGTATTAAAACAAATGAATAGTAAAGTTAATACAAACTTTATATCAATGTCTTTAATATGTTTAATGCTATTTATTACAATAGTGGTATTATCTACAGGAATAAATTTTAAAAAAGTTAAAGAAGAGGAACGTAGAAAAATCACTCCCTTTGATGCCAGTGTAACGTTATACAATAAAGATGAAAACAAAGATGAAAAGAACCATATAGAAGATATGTTAAATAAAATTGATTTCCAAAAGAGTAAAAATGAAAAATATGCAATTTACAATGATTATTATACAGAATTAAAGGCAAGTGAATTATTAAAGATTAAGGAAAGAAATTTTACACGTTATGATGTATATTTTAGTAAAATATCTGATTATAATAAAATTTTAAAATTAAAGGGTGAAAAAGAAATAACTTTAAATAAGAGTGAAGTTTTAATTTTATCAAGTTCAGGTGGTGCCATTAATCTAATTAATGAAAAATTAAAAAGTAATAGAAGAATTAATATAAGAGGAATAGAATATTTGGTTAAAAATGGTAAGGTTATAGAAGAAAATCTTAAAACATCTTCCATTGCGGATAACTTTTGCACAGTAGTTATGAATGATGAATTTGTGTCTGATTATAAAATTAGCTCCTCAATACTTAATGTAATGTATTTAGATAAAAATAGAGAAGAGAATAATAAAAAATATAATAAAATTAATGATAATTATATTAAAGATGAGTATAAGAATTTAGATATTTCTATAGATGCCATTACCAAGGATGAGGTGTATTCTAAAAGTAATGGAATAACAAGTATGATGCTATTTATTGCAATATATTTAGGAATAGTATTTTTAATAGCTAGTATGGCAGTATTAGCTCTTCAGCAATTATCAGAGGCTAGTGATAGCATAGAAAGATATAAAGCTTTAAAGAGAATTGGCGCAAACAAAAAAATGATAGACAAAACAATTTTCATTCAAACCTTGATGTATTTTAGTCTTCCAGTGATTCTTGCGTTAATTCATTCAATGGTTGTAATTAAGATAATTAATGATCTTACCAGCATGATTATTAATACAGCCAATTTTAGGTATTCAATTTTAATAACTATTCTAATATTTGTTATAGTTTACTTGGGATATTTCTATATAACCTATGCAGGATATAAAAATATAGTAAAAAGCAAAATTTAA